GCTGCATGAACCAATTCCGTCTCCCCGCCGATGATCTTGAGTATGAAGTGTTCTCCGCTCTCTGGGAGCTTGGCGCTGCCTTTGTGCGCGAGTTGCACGATGAACTTTCGGCGCGTGTGCCACGGGGGTTTACGACCACTGCCAAGGTAGTGGATCGAGAGCGGTCGCGGTCGCGGAATCTTTTGTCTCGCTTCGTAGGCGCAAACCCGCAGTATACCGTCGCAGCCTTGGTGCAGGCGGCAGAAGAACTTGATCCCTCCCCCTCGAAGGACTCGGAAGGGCCATTCTTGAGCACAAGAAATCCACGGGGCAGGAGTGATCCGATGCTGATGATATTCATCCTGCTTTTCGGTGGGTTATCGCTGCATTTTTTGCCTCTCTACCTACGGACGACTAGATCACTCTGTTGATGGCTCTGGAGAAGAGGCGCTTGCTCTACACCACACCCGGCAAGGACGCAGCGGCCTTTGCCCGTTTCGCAGAGGATCTCCAAGCCCATATTGGTCACGCTGAGCACATCACCGGGTTCAATGTGACCCCCTGAAGCGATGTTGCCACCCCCCCTTCAAATGGATTCAATCGGGAGATTTCATCATCGAGGGAACCAAACTGTCTCTAGGCATTCACAATACTTATGGGCTTTGGAGTCACGTTAACCACTCGCCACCTGCCAGGAGGGGTTCCATGACGGATGCTAAGCGCGGTACCTTTCGATCATTTCGCGAAGAATGGGTCATACAACGTGTCCGCCTGATGGAGGAGCGGATGGCGCGCCTCCGCCAGGTGTTGGGTGAACCGCGACGCTGGATTTCCATATGGTTTCTCGCGTATGCACTCCTGGGCGCTGTTTCATCAGGCTTACTGCCTATCTTACTGCCACTGATGATTGTTGGGGTCACCCATCATCTCAGCTGGGTTGCGTATGTTATGGGGGGATTCAATCTCGGACTCCTCACCTCACCCCTGTGGGGCGTTATGGCGGATCGTTACCGCCTTTATCGCCCAATTTTTTATGCCGGCTTCTTAGTCTTAGCCGCGTCCTTGGCAATCATGCCCTTTGTACCGGGCATCATCCCTTGGACGGCGCTGTCCTTCCTGGCGGGTGCCGGCACATCGGCGGCGGCGACGATGGCGAGCCTCTTCGTCGTCGAATTTGATCCGCAAAATGACTGGGAGCCCCGGCTTGGATGGTTGCAAACGCTGAATGGAGCCGGACAGGTGATGGGACTGTTGGTCGCCGGCATATTCGTGGCGAATTTTACCGTGGGACTCCTATGCTCCGCAGCGATCATTCTCCCGGCCCTTTGGCTCGGCGCTAAGGGGCTTCCCAGTAAATCGGAGATTGATTGGAGGGTGCAGGTGGGTCAGCGTATGCGGCGGGATCTGGACTGGCGTTTCCTCGCCATCTTCGGCAGGCCCGAGCTTCTAGCTGGTGGGATTTCGCGCTTTTCCCATCACCTCTCGCTACAGGGCGTGAGGCGTCTTTCGGAAGTGTTGGGCAGTCGCTTTGGCCGATTTTTGTTCTCCTGGTTTATCGTCGCATTTGGCGTGGCAGCATTCTTTGCCTACTTCCCGGTCGCCATGCAGCATGCCTACCACGTCGCGCCCGCTCTTACCTCCAGTACCTACGCCGTTACTGCCGCGATTGCCCTCGTGCTGTACTCTGTAGGGGCGAGATTATCCGGGAAATATGGTGCTGGACGCGTCTATCGCTGGTCATTGCTACTGCGTTTTCTTGGCTTCTTGTTATTGCTGAGCGTTTTCTATTTGCCCATTCCAAAGGCCGTCATCGCGCTCATTGGCTTTGCCTTGATCATTCTTGCGTGGCCGTTGCAAAGTATTTCCGGAATGACATTGACTGCGCGTTTGACGCCGTTTAGCCAAGGGTCAGCCATGGGATTGTTCAACGCCAGTGGGGCGATTGCGACGGTACTGGGCACCTTTTTGGGTGGGCCTTTGGTGGCAAGCATCGGCTACCCAATTCTATCCATCCTGGCGTTGGTGGGCATACTCTTGGGTTGGATGAGTGGACAAAACTTGCAGCCAGAACAGGTCGTTCGGGAAAGTTTGGAGAAAATCAGCATGGAAACCACATGAATGGACGGTTGGATTTTTGGTGAATGCCTGCTGGATGACTTTGGGGATACGCAGCGGGTTGGTGGAGCTCCCTTCAATGTTGCGTGTCAC
This genomic interval from Acidithiobacillus sp. AMEEHan contains the following:
- a CDS encoding MFS transporter, with product MTDAKRGTFRSFREEWVIQRVRLMEERMARLRQVLGEPRRWISIWFLAYALLGAVSSGLLPILLPLMIVGVTHHLSWVAYVMGGFNLGLLTSPLWGVMADRYRLYRPIFYAGFLVLAASLAIMPFVPGIIPWTALSFLAGAGTSAAATMASLFVVEFDPQNDWEPRLGWLQTLNGAGQVMGLLVAGIFVANFTVGLLCSAAIILPALWLGAKGLPSKSEIDWRVQVGQRMRRDLDWRFLAIFGRPELLAGGISRFSHHLSLQGVRRLSEVLGSRFGRFLFSWFIVAFGVAAFFAYFPVAMQHAYHVAPALTSSTYAVTAAIALVLYSVGARLSGKYGAGRVYRWSLLLRFLGFLLLLSVFYLPIPKAVIALIGFALIILAWPLQSISGMTLTARLTPFSQGSAMGLFNASGAIATVLGTFLGGPLVASIGYPILSILALVGILLGWMSGQNLQPEQVVRESLEKISMETT